The genomic DNA AttcttttctttatatatatatatatattttttttttttttcattattatatatgtatatataactctcaatttttttttctttcttgttGCTTCTCTTTTTACTCCCCTTTAGTTCTTTGTCTATCTGTGTTTTCTTTCATGCAGGAATTTTTTGTCTGTCGCCTGTACAGACACttatcatacatacatacacttaCATACAaacttatatatacatacatacatacatatatacatacacaagAATAGGGAAAATTGTGTGATACAAAGAAACACTTGTATATTAAATGTaccacgaaaaataaaaaaaaaaaaataaataaataaaatgaaaatctttttagcatttaaaaaaattcacaaacgattgtattattttctttcatattttttttttttttttaattagcagaaagatttttattcaagaataaactttatttaatttttgtattaatcGGATAAAAATcgtataattaaatgtaataaaaaagaattaaaaaaaaaaactaacaagATTAAAATCTAATCATTGTACACaataatcttttttaattttgtgtatcgtatttatgtatgtacgtacagatatattatataagtctataatatatatctacTATATAGCATTTTACGTAAAGATTGATATGTCTGCGATTGTGTAACGAGTTGCAGATCGATTGGCAATCGAGCGTAAAAATCAAATCGACAGTCACTTAATCCGCAATTCGTGAAGCGAGAATAAACTCGGTGTAAATATACATACCGTGGGTTAGTATATagtgacgaaaaattttacgtAGCACTTATATGTAATAACATCTCCAAagtaaatctaaataaaatttactctttctaataaaaaataaaaaaaaagtcagagTATCAATAACTATTAGAAAATGTGATATCTAGGGATATCTTAGAGttaatgtataattaaatttttttctaagtgaCTAGACGTAGCCTCGAGCAGGTATGCTGGTGATGGGCAGTCCGGAGAACACTAAGAGACTCGTCATTGCCAGACATAGCGTTAAAACAGTGTCCGTGCCCGACGTACTACCGCTGCACGTCTCTTTCGATGACATCTCCAGTTTAGCTATAATAAACCAACCAGACAATTGTtcttgattaaaatttattcattatgcatctatatctatatatctatatagataACTCATAACTGTGATTTTTAGGCTACGTCGTAATCTAAACCATCATCTCGcgtgtcatatttttttccatttccatctatatctatatatgtacatatcaTACATCATAATACACCGgttttatagatatatttttatacccGTGAgacatataatataaaatgataGTTGATACTATTACTCCCAAGGGATCTTTTTACCTCTCAATGCTCTATATAATACTCTATACTCGTATTCTCGCGAATTGTAATAACAACTTTTATTCTTCAGGCCATATAAATGCTATTtaacactatatatatatatagtttaaaGAAGAACCACAAGTCAAAGTAGGTACCAGTAAAATAtactattcatttaaaaagtaGGTTATGGCGTGCCATTAAAcgcataataaataaatattattatagcAGCAGGCAGAGTTGTTATTACCATGAACGGAAGAGAAAACCCGAAAGACCCGAAAGGTTGGTAGTTAACTGGGAAAATATTAaggatatacatatatacatatctataAAAATAGTTTGATTTATGTGATGAGGAGACACGCGTGGCGCATTAATTTGACCCGGTCCTAGTTTGGTTTAAGACTGGCCAGCAGTGCGGCATCAGGATATACTATAAACCTATTCCTATTTTTCCCTCAGTTATACAGCCAAACTACTGATGATGAAGGAAAATGAAGGAGGGCAGTGCTAAGGGGAAGGAAAAAGAGGAGAGGGTGGAGAaagcagcaacagcagcaacagcaacagcagccCGCCAGGACGTAGACGTCGACGTCAACGTCGGGAAAAGAGAGGTGAACCAGGCGTTTGGGTGTGCGCGACCCGCCGATGCGGTGGCATCGATCCATACCGGGTAGAGTCTCCCACACTCCCTATCGTTGCTTTGCACGTCGTACTACCCGTCCCACAATCCCGCTTTTCCCTACTATATTTCTATctacagatatatatatttcttgcTTTATTATAACATCTAGTGTCTTTCTTTCTCCGGTGAATCTAGTCCCCTCGAGTGCCCTCAAACTCACCAATCTTaagatgatttttttctctaacaTACAAacgattattttatatatatatatattttttttttctttacctgCTACATgtggataaatatatatgaggtgctcttgaaaaaagtttttagatTCTTTTTAGTTAAcggaataaattttgttaggctcatttcattttttcgcttttataagaacaataaaaaataatagaaaaaaattattgtcagcTCAAGTTTAATGCTAAAATACATGTACTGGGGCCATTATCTCAATCGAATGTAGATGCGATAACGAATTCACATCAGCTGCCAAAAACGATTTATAGATGTACGTTTTGGCATTAAGCCATATTCCGCATTGACCGGAAACCACTGAGTGCGCTTGGCAATTACGTGACAATTAACAAGATCGATTGTCTCTTTGAGGCTGTAATATTAAGTGACACCCGCGGTCGGTGAGAGTAAAGAGAGATATCGAAATATCGAATtatattagataaaaaattttttaaattttatataaataaacttacaaGTGGCGGAAATAAGCtgtggtaaatattttttccaaaatgcACACTGTCGTGTTCTAATACCCTGACCAACATCTGTTGTATTTGTATCGAGAGTTAGATACTCTTGATTTTTTGCCGTATGCTGTGGCCAGAATGCCTCCGTCCACGAGCCATCATCTCCCATATTTGGATCTCTGTTGATTTATTCGTCATTTAGTTAAGATTAAAcgaatttgttataaaataaataataatataaaatatttacccaGTTTTAGCAAAATTAGCCCAATAACGCATCATTCTTTTTGAAAGAGTAATTTCTTGATTAGTATATCCCTTGTTAGGATCCAAAGGTTCACCAAAAATATAACTTATTTCATCGGCATGCATTACACCTGTCCACCTTGGCCAAGGATTATTAACCGATCTGTGTTTATAGTAATACATATAAACGGAATTGCCAGTTTCAGCGTATCGTGCTGCAAATTCATTAACATTGCATGTAAATTGATAGTCTCCAACGATCTTGTCAATGGCATTACGATTCGCATTTGGGTCATCTGGATTTAACCAATCGGtatattcatatatgattGCATGTCTGGCTATTTGATTAACATAAGGATTTAGTTCCGTTACAGCTCTAATAAATTCTTCCCGTGATACTTTAACATCTTCAGTACCGTCAATACGGAATAATTCcgttaaatagtaaattataaaataaaatccttcCTCTGTATTTGACCCCATAAGAATATTTGCTTTTTTGAATGATGCCGTGGCAAGTGACTGCTGTGGTGTTTCGTCAAGAAATGCCCCGTCAATTACTGGTACAAATGGAAATTCACAGATACCAAGTGTACCCCATTCGTTATTTACCAGATCCAGAGGATCAATCGTTACAAGACAGTCAATTACAGCACGTAAATTATAACGATCATGAGGACACCCTACTGCTTCAGCTAATCGTAGCCCCCGTACAATAGACTCCTCACGGGATATTATTGCCCAGGGAGCTGTTGGTGAACCTGACTGCATAATTGCTTGATTGAAGAGGTGcctattatttcaataataatcacaatattaagtttttttttttataaaattcgtttcaatatatacttttgaaaaatttcgagtttatttatatgtaaaatatatgtcaacTCTCAACTCTGATTACCTCCGGCTGGCTTATCTGTGCATTAATAATAGTCATAAAGTGATTTaatacaataacaataatattttttgacagGCTGCAtgtacaatttaaattaaatttcatttttactatatacatacatatattttgtgggaaatataaatatcattagtcttttttattgaaaaataatgatttttcttttcttttttttttttttttataaaaatgccATATGAATGAATCGACAGTGACTggagagtttttttttctcctgaCAGAACTTATTTATGATGTataatatgataattaatCAGGTTAAAACCGTAATCAatactttgattttttcgatttatttatttttaatagaataaatCTTGGCAGATTTTGTTGCATTATAAAGAAAGCACGATGGTCAGgctaatattaataatagatattattcgaaaaaaaacgaaaaaaaaaaaaaaaaatgattactgaaaaataataaataatgatgtaGAATGAATATTATAGACAGATACCTGGAAAGTGGTGAAAGTAAGTGCATTGAAACAGATACAGCGCCTGCGCTCTCGCCAAAGAGCGTAACATTATCTGGATTACCACCAAATGCTGCGATGTTGTCCCTGACCCACTGGAGCGCCATCATCTGATCAAAGAGCCCAGCGTTACCTGGTACATCAGCGGtgccaaaatacaaaaatccCAAGCTGGCAACTCGATACTGCATGGAGACCAGAATGACGTTTTCCTCGGAAACAAGTGTCTTGGGATCGTAGACGTCTAATGTGGCGGAACCGGAGTAAAAGCCACCTGGAGCAAACGCGTGCCAACGCGTATACGCGTGGCTGCTGCAAACGAGATCGTATCGAGATGCGCTAACGATGAGCGCTTAATACGCGGATTCATATAATTGAATCATCACCAACTCACCACCAAATATCCATACCATGACGGCGGCATTCGTTGGCCTGGGATGTGGTACCACAACGTTTACGTAGAGGCAGTCCTCATTTAGCTGGGTGTTTGGATTCCACATGGTAGCACCAACAAAGTCTCCAAAAACAGTGTCGAGGATCTGGACGCAGCTATTGGGCAGCTGTGTGGCGTTCAGTATGCCATCCCATTGCTCGGGCGGCCTTGGGTGCCGAAACCTCAGCGTCCCAAGGGGCTTTTGAGCGTAAGGAATGCCATACCAGGCATCAACCTTTTTGCCACTAGCAGCAGTCTGAGTGATACCTTTGACCCGGCCTTTTCTCGTTTGTATAATAAGTGAGTCATCGCCGGGACTGGTAAACGCCTCTGCCCTGGCTGCCCCGAGATCCTCGAGCTGGTGAGTAGTCATCTTGAGACTACTTTTCgtttgctgctgctgttgttgttgttgttgatgatgatgatgctgCTGCTCATATTGCTGTTGGTCATATTCGTGTTGCTGCTGACCAAGTTCTTCATGCGAAAAGTCTGCATGATGGCGACTTCTGTGTGAGGGTGATGCCCTCGCGCCCAAGTCAAGCGTCGAAGCAACAATCACCGTTAATACAACCAGTGTTTCTATATTAAGGAGGGCGCTTCGACCTCTCGTCATTGCCATCGTCCTCGCGCCACTCCT from Microplitis mediator isolate UGA2020A chromosome 7, iyMicMedi2.1, whole genome shotgun sequence includes the following:
- the LOC130671606 gene encoding acetylcholinesterase-like encodes the protein MAMTRGRSALLNIETLVVLTVIVASTLDLGARASPSHRSRHHADFSHEELGQQQHEYDQQQYEQQHHHHQQQQQQQQQTKSSLKMTTHQLEDLGAARAEAFTSPGDDSLIIQTRKGRVKGITQTAASGKKVDAWYGIPYAQKPLGTLRFRHPRPPEQWDGILNATQLPNSCVQILDTVFGDFVGATMWNPNTQLNEDCLYVNVVVPHPRPTNAAVMVWIFGGGFYSGSATLDVYDPKTLVSEENVILVSMQYRVASLGFLYFGTADVPGNAGLFDQMMALQWVRDNIAAFGGNPDNVTLFGESAGAVSVSMHLLSPLSRHLFNQAIMQSGSPTAPWAIISREESIVRGLRLAEAVGCPHDRYNLRAVIDCLVTIDPLDLVNNEWGTLGICEFPFVPVIDGAFLDETPQQSLATASFKKANILMGSNTEEGFYFIIYYLTELFRIDGTEDVKVSREEFIRAVTELNPYVNQIARHAIIYEYTDWLNPDDPNANRNAIDKIVGDYQFTCNVNEFAARYAETGNSVYMYYYKHRSVNNPWPRWTGVMHADEISYIFGEPLDPNKGYTNQEITLSKRMMRYWANFAKTGDPNMGDDGSWTEAFWPQHTAKNQEYLTLDTNTTDVGQGIRTRQCAFWKKYLPQLISATSKLEMSSKETCSGSTSGTDTVLTLCLAMTSLLVFSGLPITSIPARGYV